From the genome of Colias croceus chromosome 9, ilColCroc2.1, one region includes:
- the LOC123694155 gene encoding sorting nexin-14-like isoform X1: MTERCQNKLAGKNSNRNYIIYGGILVALLAVLYFYRFHLITILVSYGFGCVACYYGLTTNILQSYVEKLTCHFIKESTEKDEAPSKGCDTCGSSSCNRHDPEFAAEPWSGLLVHKQLDQAIEDFYNTILEQFINSWYSKITLQPFFVDELRHQLRYASASLLRRALKVNYAQLITDRLVPCALRHYSIVTSDCKPCLHVAACNRDAEIKYLRCVTEAVLPYLLRSAETQNSVFKVLIREIFAGWVLLSLTDVLADPYILNMLIILATSNETMAQLPATPNYKVEFLETFVRQTDSVYAKRPKLLRIELELLVNEQEHFYAFMQHLKTNSNIHVLQFYKDIKSFQNRILNPELTSEEQSIVRREARALYKRYVAVVLPGVNLPDALQHELRDLLESGTDCVRRLQTSRALYQAARQSHSVLEKILMPKFLHSEEFYKLLIGPRVPTGYHKQLTKRPQEKPPKLGKLRNTIKPQTLDGSELPDDGVENVDILKYLDSLASEDSLGDQDLSNYKVVLTNVETRLQPPPRRGAVRVFTIGVHRAISGGVGSLGGVGGAGGASLWSVERSEHDFHLLRAKLQEFHGDRLLAHLPLPSRRDNSPLETLRYKYEDFLQRILQISLLQTSELLYLFLTVDSDFTLVVQASTLNVNTDLGNIYQSVAHRLRKEKGQHLESFLRNFLISSDKERYQALKQGTRDVEEALEVPESEPEVKHASRARNIRDGMFANNWDVPARVVFRDSAHQPHVRGAVQCAMYMCECGTVWNVWNVPQQLGRARQSCVPGQRAPAARARRSAVRHVHVAENSETAQYTNMHYW, translated from the exons ATGACTGAAAGATGTCAAAATAAGTTAGCAGGAAAAAATAGTAATcggaattatattatttacggAGGAATTCTAGTTGCTCTCCTAgctgtattatatttttacag atttcaCTTGATCACAATACTTGTAAGTTATGGATTCGGATGTGTGGCTTGTTATTATGGGTTGACAACAAACATTTTGCAATCATATGTAGAAAAATTAACGTGCCATTTTATAAAGGAATCTACAGAGAAAGATGAAGCACCAAGTAAA GGCTGCGACACATGTGGTTCGAGCAGCTGCAATCGTCATGATCCAGAATTTGCAGCGGAACCCTGGAGCGGGCTGCTTGTACATAAGCAATTGGATCAAGCCATAGAAGAT ttttacaatacaattttagaACAATTTATAAACTCGTGGTATTCAAAAATAACACTCCAGCCATTTTTTGTGGATGAGTTGAGACACCAGTTGAGATATGCATCTGCGTCGTTGTTGAGGAGAGCTCTAAAG gtAAACTATGCGCAATTAATAACAGATCGCCTGGTACCATGTGCACTACGTCACTACAGCATTGTGACGTCAGACTGTAAGCCCTGCCTACACGTAGCGGCGTGTAATAGAGACGCGGAGATAAAATACCTGCGCTGTGTGACTGAGGCCGTATTGCCATATTTGTTGAGGAGCGCTGAAACGCAGAATTC AGTGTTCAAAGTATTAATTCGCGAGATATTCGCGGGCTGGGTGTTGCTGTCTCTCACGGATGTGTTGGCGGACCCCTATATACTCAATATGTTAATCATTCTGGCAACTAGCAACGAAACAATGGCTCAATTGCCAGCTACGCCTAATTATAAA GTAGAATTTCTAGAAACGTTCGTTCGCCAAACAGACTCAGTGTACGCGAAAAGGCCTAAACTTCTGCGCATAGAATTAGAGCTGCTTGTGAATGAGCAGGAACATTTCTATGCGTTTATGCAACACTTGAAGACGAATAGCAACATACATGTGTTGCAGTTTTATAAGGATATCA AATCATTCCAAAACCGTATCCTCAACCCGGAGCTAACTTCAGAGGAACAATCAATAGTGCGCCGTGAAGCTCGTGCGTTATACAAGCGATATGTTGCCGTAGTACTGCCCGGGGTCAACCTGCCGGATGCTCTGCAGCATGAGCTCAGGGACCTGCTGGAGAGTGGAACTGATTGTGTTAGACG TTTACAGACAAGTCGCGCTCTGTACCAAGCGGCTCGGCAGTCTCATTCCGTTCTTGAGAAAATTCTGATGCCAAAGTTTTTACATAGTGAAGag ttttataaattattaatcggACCAAGGGTACCCACCGGATATCACAAACAATTGACCAAAAG GCCACAAGAAAAACCCCCAAAGCTGGGTAAACTCCGTAACACCATCAAACCACAGACCCTGGATGGCTCCGAGCTACCTGATGATGGAGTGGAAAACGTGGACATCCTCAAGTATTTGGATTCCCTCGCCAGTGAGGATAGCTTGGGAGACCAGGATCTGAGTAATTATAAAGTGGTGTTGACTAATGTGGAGACAAGATTG CAACCACCCCCCCGCCGCGGGGCAGTACGAGTATTCACAATCGGCGTGCATCGCGCTATTTCTGGGGGTGTTGGGTCTCTTGGGGGTGTTGGGGGTGCTGGGGGTGCGTCCCTGTGGAGCGTGGAACGGAGTGAACATGACTTCCATCTGCTAAGGGCGAAGCTACAGGAGTTCCATGGGGATAGACTGTTGGCTCATCTGCCGCTGCCGTCCAGGAG AGACAACAGTCCCTTAGAAACTCTACGCTACAAGTACGAAGATTTTCTCCAACGAATACTACAAATATCACTACTACAGACTAGTGAATTACTCTACCTTTTCCTTACG GTGGACAGCGACTTCACATTAGTGGTACAAGCGTCCACACTAAACGTGAACACAGACCTCGGGAACATCTACCAGTCCGTAGCGCACAGATTGAGGAAGGAAAAGGGACAGCACTTGGAAAGCTTTCTGAGAAACTTTCTGATTTCCTCGGACAAGGAACGCTATCAGGCTTT GAAACAAGGCACCCGTGACGTGGAGGAAGCTCTAGAAGTGCCCGAGAGCGAGCCCGAAGTTAAACATGCGAGCCGAGCGCGGAACATTCGCGACGGAATGTTCGCGAACAACTGGGACGTGCCCGCCAGAGTTGTGTTCCGGGACAGCGCGCACCAGCCGCACGTGCGCGGCGCAGTGCAGTGCGCCATGTACAT
- the LOC123694343 gene encoding glycine cleavage system H protein, mitochondrial-like, giving the protein MTLQRCIFRLSKQCLTQRYILQSNIKLSYCELRHKYSSGTSKKFTDRHEWVLVDKDIGTVGISKYAQESLGDVVFAQLPDPGTELKAGDECGALESVKAASEIYSPVSGTVTEKNKDVEKKPGLINSSCYEKGWLFKLKLSKPAELNDLMSEEQYETFLKTDVEKEPKE; this is encoded by the coding sequence ATGACACTACAGAGGTGCATATTCAGATTATCAAAACAGTGTTTAACTCAGCGTTATATTCTACagtcaaatattaaattgtcatATTGTGAGTTAAGGCATAAATACAGTTCTGGTACAAGCAAGAAATTTACAGACCGCCATGAGTGGGTTCTAGTTGACAAAGATATAGGAACTGTTGGTATAAGTAAGTACGCACAGGAATCTCTTGGAGATGTTGTATTTGCTCAACTCCCTGATCCAGGAACTGAGTTGAAGGCAGGAGATGAGTGTGGAGCTCTTGAAAGTGTTAAAGCGGCCAGTGAAATATACTCACCAGTTAGCGGAACTGTAACTGAGAAAAATAAAGACGTTGAAAAGAAACCGGGCCTTATAAACTCATCATGCTATGAAAAAGGATGGCTCTTTAAACTGAAGCTTTCAAAACCAGCCGAACTAAATGATCTGATGAGCGAGGAACAATAtgaaacatttttgaaaactgATGTTGAGAAGGAACCCAAAGAATGA
- the LOC123694155 gene encoding sorting nexin-14-like isoform X2, whose amino-acid sequence MTERCQNKLAGKNSNRNYIIYGGILVALLAVLYFYRFHLITILVSYGFGCVACYYGLTTNILQSYVEKLTCHFIKESTEKDEAPSKGCDTCGSSSCNRHDPEFAAEPWSGLLVHKQLDQAIEDFYNTILEQFINSWYSKITLQPFFVDELRHQLRYASASLLRRALKVNYAQLITDRLVPCALRHYSIVTSDCKPCLHVAACNRDAEIKYLRCVTEAVLPYLLRSAETQNSVFKVLIREIFAGWVLLSLTDVLADPYILNMLIILATSNETMAQLPATPNYKVEFLETFVRQTDSVYAKRPKLLRIELELLVNEQEHFYAFMQHLKTNSNIHVLQFYKDIKSFQNRILNPELTSEEQSIVRREARALYKRYVAVVLPGVNLPDALQHELRDLLESGTDCVRRLQTSRALYQAARQSHSVLEKILMPKFLHSEEFYKLLIGPRVPTGYHKQLTKRPQEKPPKLGKLRNTIKPQTLDGSELPDDGVENVDILKYLDSLASEDSLGDQDLSNYKVVLTNVETRLQPPPRRGAVRVFTIGVHRAISGGVGSLGGVGGAGGASLWSVERSEHDFHLLRAKLQEFHGDRLLAHLPLPSRRDNSPLETLRYKYEDFLQRILQISLLQTSELLYLFLTVDSDFTLVVQASTLNVNTDLGNIYQSVAHRLRKEKGQHLESFLRNFLISSDKERYQALKQGTRDVEEALEVPESEPEVKHASRARNIRDGMFANNWDVPARVVFRDSAHQPHVRGAVQCAMYMCECGTVWNVWNVPQQLGRAPTSCVPGQRAPAARARRSAVRHVHV is encoded by the exons ATGACTGAAAGATGTCAAAATAAGTTAGCAGGAAAAAATAGTAATcggaattatattatttacggAGGAATTCTAGTTGCTCTCCTAgctgtattatatttttacag atttcaCTTGATCACAATACTTGTAAGTTATGGATTCGGATGTGTGGCTTGTTATTATGGGTTGACAACAAACATTTTGCAATCATATGTAGAAAAATTAACGTGCCATTTTATAAAGGAATCTACAGAGAAAGATGAAGCACCAAGTAAA GGCTGCGACACATGTGGTTCGAGCAGCTGCAATCGTCATGATCCAGAATTTGCAGCGGAACCCTGGAGCGGGCTGCTTGTACATAAGCAATTGGATCAAGCCATAGAAGAT ttttacaatacaattttagaACAATTTATAAACTCGTGGTATTCAAAAATAACACTCCAGCCATTTTTTGTGGATGAGTTGAGACACCAGTTGAGATATGCATCTGCGTCGTTGTTGAGGAGAGCTCTAAAG gtAAACTATGCGCAATTAATAACAGATCGCCTGGTACCATGTGCACTACGTCACTACAGCATTGTGACGTCAGACTGTAAGCCCTGCCTACACGTAGCGGCGTGTAATAGAGACGCGGAGATAAAATACCTGCGCTGTGTGACTGAGGCCGTATTGCCATATTTGTTGAGGAGCGCTGAAACGCAGAATTC AGTGTTCAAAGTATTAATTCGCGAGATATTCGCGGGCTGGGTGTTGCTGTCTCTCACGGATGTGTTGGCGGACCCCTATATACTCAATATGTTAATCATTCTGGCAACTAGCAACGAAACAATGGCTCAATTGCCAGCTACGCCTAATTATAAA GTAGAATTTCTAGAAACGTTCGTTCGCCAAACAGACTCAGTGTACGCGAAAAGGCCTAAACTTCTGCGCATAGAATTAGAGCTGCTTGTGAATGAGCAGGAACATTTCTATGCGTTTATGCAACACTTGAAGACGAATAGCAACATACATGTGTTGCAGTTTTATAAGGATATCA AATCATTCCAAAACCGTATCCTCAACCCGGAGCTAACTTCAGAGGAACAATCAATAGTGCGCCGTGAAGCTCGTGCGTTATACAAGCGATATGTTGCCGTAGTACTGCCCGGGGTCAACCTGCCGGATGCTCTGCAGCATGAGCTCAGGGACCTGCTGGAGAGTGGAACTGATTGTGTTAGACG TTTACAGACAAGTCGCGCTCTGTACCAAGCGGCTCGGCAGTCTCATTCCGTTCTTGAGAAAATTCTGATGCCAAAGTTTTTACATAGTGAAGag ttttataaattattaatcggACCAAGGGTACCCACCGGATATCACAAACAATTGACCAAAAG GCCACAAGAAAAACCCCCAAAGCTGGGTAAACTCCGTAACACCATCAAACCACAGACCCTGGATGGCTCCGAGCTACCTGATGATGGAGTGGAAAACGTGGACATCCTCAAGTATTTGGATTCCCTCGCCAGTGAGGATAGCTTGGGAGACCAGGATCTGAGTAATTATAAAGTGGTGTTGACTAATGTGGAGACAAGATTG CAACCACCCCCCCGCCGCGGGGCAGTACGAGTATTCACAATCGGCGTGCATCGCGCTATTTCTGGGGGTGTTGGGTCTCTTGGGGGTGTTGGGGGTGCTGGGGGTGCGTCCCTGTGGAGCGTGGAACGGAGTGAACATGACTTCCATCTGCTAAGGGCGAAGCTACAGGAGTTCCATGGGGATAGACTGTTGGCTCATCTGCCGCTGCCGTCCAGGAG AGACAACAGTCCCTTAGAAACTCTACGCTACAAGTACGAAGATTTTCTCCAACGAATACTACAAATATCACTACTACAGACTAGTGAATTACTCTACCTTTTCCTTACG GTGGACAGCGACTTCACATTAGTGGTACAAGCGTCCACACTAAACGTGAACACAGACCTCGGGAACATCTACCAGTCCGTAGCGCACAGATTGAGGAAGGAAAAGGGACAGCACTTGGAAAGCTTTCTGAGAAACTTTCTGATTTCCTCGGACAAGGAACGCTATCAGGCTTT GAAACAAGGCACCCGTGACGTGGAGGAAGCTCTAGAAGTGCCCGAGAGCGAGCCCGAAGTTAAACATGCGAGCCGAGCGCGGAACATTCGCGACGGAATGTTCGCGAACAACTGGGACGTGCCCGCCAGAG TTGTGTTCCGGGACAGCGCGCACCAGCCGCACGTGCGCGGCGCAGTGCAGTGCGCCATGTACATGTGTGAGTGTGGAACAGTGTGGAATGTGTGGAATGTTCCGCAACAACTGGGACGTGCCCCCACGAGTTGTGTTCCGGGACAGCGCGCACCAGCCGCACGTGCGCGGCGCAGTGCAGTGCGCCATGTACATGTGTGA